In Nocardioides sp. InS609-2, a single genomic region encodes these proteins:
- the treY gene encoding malto-oligosyltrehalose synthase, with the protein MRTPVSTYRLQVTEEFDLFAVARLLPYLHDLGADWVYLSPLLAAEVGSDHGYDVADHHHIDPARGGAPGLAAVSAEAHRLGMGVLVDIVPNHVGVAEPAGNMWWWHVLTHGQESPYAGAFDIDWAAGGGRLRIPVVGDDDLLDGGGIGNLRVEAGQLHYHDHAYPLAPGSADDWATDGADADAVHARQHYELVSWRLADAGLNYRRFFAVNTLAAIRVEDPEWFRRSHQLIGEWFAEGQVDGLRVDHPDGLREPVGYLDDLAELTGHAYVLVEKILEPGEELPTDWATAGTTGYDVLGLLDRVLTDPAGASPLGELDERLRGGPVDWHKMVHDNKRTVADTILRSEVLRIGRELRVEIADAPADTEDAVAELIACFPVYRSYLPGGRDHLDQAFALAREHRPGLVPTFDVLLPVLSDPERPPTLRFQQTSGMVMAKGVEDCSFYRWSRLTSLNEVGADPSIFSITPADFHAAMADRQHHWPTAMTALSTHDTKRGEDVRARITALAEAPALWESALDRLLALAPLPDAGFGNLLWQAILGAWSADARLRDRLHGYAEKAMREAGDRTTWTAPDEAYEVAVHAAVDAAFDDERVTAVLAEVLAAVADAGWSNALAAKLLALTMPGVPDVYQGSELWEQSLVDPDNRRPVDFESRASLLESVAFGARPALVGGLDDAGAAKLLLTRAGLIARRDRAELFTGYTPVEVTGGAADHALAFDRGGSITVVTRLPLGLAARGGWGDTAISLPSGEWVEQLSGSTLTGTVALADVLAEHPVALLLRAQPTAGEAPRSRFDIWAPRPERVELQVDDRRVPMTRGNDGWWTPAEPTPDDEVDYGYVVDDRDIALPAPRSRRQPGGVHALSRTFDASAHEWQDGAWTGRQLAGAMIYELHIGTFTPEGTLDAALGRLDHLRSLGVDFVELLPVNAVNGTHNWGYDGVLWSAVHEQYGGPAAYQRFVDGCHAAGIGVIQDVVHNHLGPSGNYLPAFGPYLKDGANTWGDLVNLDGDGSAEVRRLILDSVHVWLGDYHVDGLRLDAVHALSDDSEVHLLEEMAVEVAALSAHVGRPLTLIAESDLNDTRLVMPREGGGYGLDAQWSDDFHHAVHVALTGETDGYYADFEPLTALGKVLTAGFFHDGTFSSFRNRQHGKPVDVERMPGWRLVVANQNHDQIGNRARGDRLAEALDDDQLVCAALLTLTSPFTPMLFQGEEWAATSPFQFFTSHPEPELGRATAEGRLAEFERMGWDPAVVPDPQDPATFERSKLDWSELDGGRHAVVLDAYRRLGALRRELPELTYPRLSSVEVDVDEVRRVLVMRRGAAVVAVNFSDTEVSVGLPSRSEVVFATPAGASVDGVSVVLPAHAGALLRPLMG; encoded by the coding sequence ATGCGCACGCCCGTGAGCACCTACCGGCTCCAGGTCACCGAGGAGTTCGACCTCTTCGCGGTGGCGCGGCTGTTGCCGTACCTCCACGACCTCGGCGCCGACTGGGTCTACCTCTCGCCGCTGCTCGCGGCAGAGGTCGGCTCCGACCACGGCTACGACGTGGCCGACCACCACCACATCGACCCGGCTCGTGGTGGTGCTCCGGGGCTGGCCGCGGTGTCGGCCGAGGCGCACCGGCTGGGCATGGGCGTGCTCGTCGACATCGTGCCCAACCACGTCGGCGTGGCCGAGCCCGCCGGCAACATGTGGTGGTGGCACGTGCTCACGCACGGCCAGGAGTCGCCGTACGCCGGGGCTTTCGACATCGACTGGGCCGCCGGTGGCGGTCGGCTGCGCATCCCGGTCGTCGGCGACGACGACCTGCTCGACGGCGGCGGCATCGGCAACCTGCGGGTCGAGGCGGGCCAGCTGCACTACCACGATCACGCCTACCCGCTGGCTCCCGGCAGTGCCGACGACTGGGCCACCGACGGCGCCGACGCCGACGCCGTGCACGCGCGCCAGCACTACGAGCTGGTCTCGTGGCGACTGGCCGACGCGGGGCTCAACTACCGCCGCTTCTTCGCGGTCAACACGCTGGCAGCGATCCGCGTTGAGGACCCCGAGTGGTTCCGCCGGTCGCACCAGCTGATCGGCGAGTGGTTCGCGGAGGGTCAGGTCGACGGCCTGCGGGTCGACCACCCCGACGGCCTGCGCGAACCGGTCGGCTACCTCGACGACCTCGCCGAGCTGACCGGCCACGCCTACGTGCTCGTCGAGAAGATCCTCGAGCCCGGCGAGGAGCTGCCGACCGACTGGGCCACCGCCGGCACGACCGGGTACGACGTACTCGGTCTGCTCGACCGCGTGCTCACCGACCCGGCCGGGGCCTCGCCGCTGGGTGAGCTCGACGAGCGGCTCCGTGGCGGGCCGGTCGACTGGCACAAGATGGTGCACGACAACAAGCGCACCGTCGCCGACACCATCTTGCGCTCGGAGGTGCTGCGCATCGGTCGCGAGCTGCGCGTCGAGATCGCCGACGCCCCGGCCGACACCGAGGACGCCGTCGCCGAGCTGATCGCGTGCTTCCCGGTCTACCGCTCCTACCTGCCGGGCGGGCGGGACCACCTCGACCAGGCGTTCGCACTGGCTCGTGAGCACCGGCCCGGCCTGGTGCCGACCTTCGACGTGCTCCTGCCGGTGCTGTCCGACCCCGAGCGGCCGCCGACCCTGCGCTTCCAGCAGACCAGCGGCATGGTGATGGCCAAGGGTGTCGAGGACTGCTCGTTCTACCGTTGGTCGCGGCTCACCTCGCTCAACGAGGTCGGCGCCGACCCGTCGATCTTCTCGATCACCCCGGCCGACTTCCACGCCGCGATGGCCGACCGGCAGCACCACTGGCCGACCGCGATGACCGCGCTGTCGACCCACGACACCAAGCGCGGCGAGGACGTCCGCGCCCGCATCACTGCCCTCGCCGAGGCTCCTGCGCTGTGGGAGTCGGCTCTCGACCGGCTGCTGGCGCTGGCGCCGCTGCCCGACGCCGGCTTCGGCAACCTGCTGTGGCAGGCGATCCTGGGTGCCTGGTCCGCCGATGCCCGTCTCCGCGACCGCCTGCACGGGTACGCCGAGAAGGCGATGCGCGAGGCTGGTGACCGCACCACGTGGACCGCGCCCGACGAGGCCTACGAGGTCGCCGTACACGCGGCTGTGGATGCTGCCTTCGACGACGAGCGCGTCACCGCGGTGCTCGCCGAGGTGCTGGCTGCCGTCGCCGACGCCGGCTGGAGCAACGCCCTGGCGGCCAAGCTGCTGGCGCTGACGATGCCGGGCGTGCCCGACGTCTACCAGGGCAGCGAGCTGTGGGAGCAGAGCCTGGTCGACCCCGACAACCGTCGGCCGGTCGACTTCGAGTCGCGGGCGTCGCTGCTCGAATCCGTGGCCTTTGGAGCGCGACCGGCTCTGGTCGGTGGCCTGGACGACGCGGGCGCGGCCAAGCTGCTGCTCACCCGCGCAGGGCTGATCGCCCGTCGTGACCGGGCCGAGCTCTTCACCGGTTACACGCCCGTCGAGGTCACCGGCGGGGCCGCCGACCACGCACTGGCATTCGACCGCGGCGGCTCGATCACCGTGGTCACCCGGCTCCCGCTGGGCCTCGCGGCCCGCGGCGGGTGGGGCGACACCGCCATCTCCCTGCCCTCGGGCGAGTGGGTCGAACAGCTCTCCGGCAGCACGCTCACGGGCACGGTCGCTCTCGCCGACGTGCTGGCCGAGCACCCCGTCGCGCTTCTGCTCCGCGCCCAGCCGACGGCCGGCGAGGCACCCCGCAGCCGCTTCGACATCTGGGCGCCGCGACCCGAGCGGGTCGAGCTCCAGGTCGACGACCGACGTGTGCCGATGACGCGTGGCAACGACGGCTGGTGGACTCCCGCTGAGCCGACGCCGGACGACGAGGTCGACTACGGCTACGTCGTCGATGACCGTGACATCGCGCTGCCCGCCCCCCGGTCGCGGCGCCAGCCCGGCGGCGTACACGCGCTGTCGCGGACGTTCGATGCCTCGGCCCATGAGTGGCAGGACGGCGCGTGGACCGGGCGTCAGCTGGCCGGCGCGATGATCTACGAGCTGCACATCGGCACGTTCACGCCCGAGGGCACGCTCGACGCGGCGCTCGGCCGGCTCGACCACCTGCGCTCGCTGGGCGTGGACTTCGTCGAGCTGCTGCCGGTCAACGCGGTCAACGGCACACACAACTGGGGCTACGACGGCGTCCTCTGGTCGGCTGTCCACGAGCAGTACGGCGGCCCCGCGGCGTACCAGCGCTTCGTCGACGGCTGCCACGCGGCGGGCATCGGCGTGATCCAGGACGTCGTGCACAACCACCTGGGTCCGTCGGGCAACTATCTGCCGGCCTTCGGGCCGTATCTCAAGGACGGCGCCAACACGTGGGGTGACCTGGTCAACCTGGACGGCGACGGCAGCGCCGAGGTGCGCCGGCTGATCCTCGACAGCGTGCACGTGTGGCTGGGCGACTACCACGTCGACGGGCTGCGGCTCGATGCCGTGCACGCGCTCTCCGACGACTCCGAGGTCCACCTGCTGGAGGAGATGGCAGTCGAGGTGGCGGCCCTCTCGGCCCACGTCGGCCGCCCGCTGACGCTGATCGCGGAGTCCGACCTCAACGACACCCGGCTGGTGATGCCGCGCGAGGGTGGCGGCTACGGACTCGACGCCCAGTGGAGCGACGACTTCCACCATGCCGTGCACGTCGCGCTGACCGGCGAGACCGACGGCTACTACGCCGACTTCGAGCCGTTGACCGCGCTGGGCAAGGTGCTGACGGCCGGCTTCTTTCACGACGGCACCTTCAGCTCGTTCCGCAATCGTCAGCACGGCAAGCCGGTCGATGTCGAGCGGATGCCCGGCTGGCGGCTGGTGGTCGCCAACCAGAACCACGACCAGATCGGCAACCGCGCCCGCGGCGACCGGCTGGCCGAGGCGCTTGACGACGACCAGCTGGTCTGCGCGGCGCTGCTGACCCTGACTTCGCCCTTCACTCCGATGCTCTTCCAGGGCGAGGAGTGGGCGGCCACGTCTCCGTTCCAGTTCTTCACCTCGCACCCCGAGCCCGAGCTCGGTCGCGCAACGGCCGAGGGCCGGCTGGCGGAGTTCGAGCGGATGGGCTGGGACCCGGCCGTCGTACCCGACCCGCAGGACCCCGCGACCTTCGAGCGATCCAAGCTCGACTGGTCGGAGCTCGACGGTGGCCGGCATGCGGTGGTCCTCGACGCCTACCGCCGGCTGGGTGCGCTGCGGCGAGAGCTGCCCGAGCTCACCTACCCGCGTCTGAGCTCCGTCGAGGTTGATGTCGACGAGGTACGACGCGTGCTGGTGATGCGCCGCGGTGCTGCCGTCGTCGCGGTGAACTTCTCCGACACCGAGGTGAGCGTCGGGCTTCCGTCGCGGAGCGAGGTGGTCTTCGCGACGCCTGCTGGGGCGAGCGTCGACGGCGTCTCGGTGGTGCTGCCGGCGCATGCCGGTGCGCTGCTGCGGCCGCTGATGGGTTAG
- a CDS encoding NAD-dependent deacylase: protein MRVVVLTGAGISAESGLATFRDADGLWEGHDPMQVATPEAFAADPVLVQRFYDERRAVLGRVRPNAAHEALARLEQELGDDLFLVTQNIDDLHERAGSQRVHHMHGRLTAAWCVVCDARHEWTIDLRDEPACPGCGRQTLRPDVVWFGEIPYGMDEIHEALWDADLFVSIGTSGVVYPAAAFVKYAVAAGADTLELNLEPSDGADDFRQSRTGPATELVPAWVDDLLSTRR from the coding sequence ATGCGCGTCGTCGTCCTGACCGGAGCCGGCATCTCCGCCGAGAGCGGGCTGGCCACGTTCCGCGACGCCGACGGGCTCTGGGAGGGCCACGACCCGATGCAGGTCGCGACGCCCGAGGCGTTCGCGGCCGATCCGGTCCTGGTGCAGCGGTTCTACGACGAACGCCGGGCAGTGCTGGGTCGGGTCCGGCCGAACGCAGCCCACGAGGCGCTGGCCAGACTCGAGCAGGAGCTGGGCGACGACCTCTTCCTCGTCACCCAGAACATCGACGACCTGCACGAGCGCGCCGGCTCGCAGCGCGTGCACCACATGCACGGCCGCCTCACAGCGGCCTGGTGCGTCGTTTGCGATGCCCGCCACGAGTGGACGATCGACCTGCGCGACGAGCCGGCCTGCCCGGGCTGCGGGCGGCAGACCCTGCGGCCCGACGTCGTGTGGTTCGGCGAGATCCCCTACGGCATGGACGAGATCCACGAAGCCCTGTGGGACGCCGACCTGTTCGTCTCGATCGGCACGTCGGGCGTGGTCTACCCCGCCGCCGCCTTCGTGAAGTACGCCGTGGCCGCGGGAGCTGACACCCTCGAGCTCAACCTCGAGCCCAGTGACGGAGCCGACGACTTCCGGCAGTCACGCACCGGCCCGGCCACCGAGCTGGTGCCGGCCTGGGTCGACGACCTGCTGTCGACCCGGAGGTAG
- a CDS encoding type II toxin-antitoxin system RelE/ParE family toxin — translation MTGRINYSPEAEQQLQDLDNWITQAASAEIAQQFVSAILDHIDAILVFPLAGQARDDVRPGMRTTTFKKRTLVA, via the coding sequence ATGACGGGCCGGATCAACTACTCCCCCGAAGCCGAGCAGCAACTCCAGGATCTCGACAACTGGATCACCCAGGCGGCGTCGGCCGAGATCGCCCAGCAGTTCGTGTCGGCGATCCTCGACCACATCGACGCCATCTTGGTGTTCCCGCTAGCCGGCCAAGCGCGCGACGACGTCCGACCGGGCATGCGGACGACCACCTTCAAGAAGAGGACCCTCGTCGCCTAG
- a CDS encoding addiction module protein: MTFSASEFYEAGMSLPPSVRKDVALRLLESVESDEAFDAAAEERLHTEAATAYDALKADPSRAIPAEEVRFRFEAKWAARS, encoded by the coding sequence GTGACGTTCAGTGCATCGGAGTTCTACGAGGCGGGCATGTCCCTGCCTCCTTCGGTGCGCAAGGACGTAGCACTGCGGCTCCTCGAATCGGTCGAGTCGGACGAGGCCTTCGACGCCGCGGCAGAGGAGCGGCTGCACACCGAGGCCGCGACGGCGTATGACGCCCTGAAGGCCGACCCGTCACGCGCGATCCCCGCCGAAGAAGTCAGGTTTCGCTTCGAAGCCAAGTGGGCCGCCCGTTCATGA
- the phzG gene encoding phenazine biosynthesis FMN-dependent oxidase PhzG: MRPAQSTGLKPETPSPANTLSGDESLQLPEFDSPPDDPVALLGTWIAAAEGVVREPLAVTLATSDCSGVPSTRVVLLKGVEETGGLVFTTHHGSRKGHDLRSNPYAAINFYWRETLQQINVVGSVTRLDDAEADQLFSARPLAAQATTAASNQGAPLADEQELHRRAEALAQTDGPVPRPDGWGGYRLRIERIEFWQGRSSRLHRRLSYTLDDQGWTASRLQP, translated from the coding sequence ATGCGGCCTGCACAAAGCACAGGTCTGAAGCCAGAAACACCCTCACCAGCGAACACCCTGAGCGGTGACGAATCGCTCCAACTGCCTGAGTTCGACTCACCTCCGGACGACCCGGTGGCACTGCTCGGCACTTGGATCGCGGCGGCCGAAGGGGTGGTCCGCGAACCTCTTGCTGTGACGCTCGCCACGTCAGACTGCTCCGGAGTTCCCTCGACCCGTGTCGTGCTGCTCAAGGGCGTGGAGGAAACCGGCGGACTCGTCTTCACCACGCACCACGGGAGCCGCAAGGGCCACGACCTACGGAGCAATCCGTACGCGGCCATCAACTTCTACTGGCGCGAAACACTGCAACAGATCAATGTCGTCGGCTCCGTCACCCGACTCGACGACGCCGAGGCAGACCAGTTGTTCTCCGCCCGTCCGCTAGCGGCCCAAGCCACCACTGCAGCCTCCAACCAAGGCGCCCCGCTCGCAGACGAGCAGGAACTCCACCGACGAGCTGAGGCACTGGCTCAGACCGACGGACCCGTCCCCCGCCCCGACGGGTGGGGCGGCTATCGGTTGCGCATCGAGCGGATCGAGTTCTGGCAGGGCAGGAGCAGCCGTCTGCACCGTCGTCTCAGCTACACGCTCGACGACCAAGGATGGACCGCCTCGCGGCTCCAGCCCTGA
- a CDS encoding Sir2 family NAD-dependent protein deacetylase: protein MITQNVDDLHERGGSKNVLHMHGELRSALCLACGYRFTWAGNLSHCPACPGCAAAMLRPDIVWFGEIPYRMDEGAPSAAGGRSLRHHRYLFCGLPGSGVRALGRRAGRPYARARAAR, encoded by the coding sequence ATGATCACCCAGAACGTTGACGACCTGCACGAACGCGGCGGCTCGAAGAACGTCCTGCACATGCACGGCGAGTTGAGGTCGGCACTGTGCCTGGCCTGCGGCTACCGCTTCACCTGGGCCGGCAACCTCTCACACTGCCCCGCGTGCCCGGGCTGCGCCGCGGCGATGCTGCGCCCCGACATCGTCTGGTTCGGGGAGATCCCCTACCGCATGGACGAGGGTGCTCCAAGCGCTGCAGGAGGCCGATCTCTTCGTCACCATCGGTACCTCTTCTGTGGTCTACCCGGCAGCGGCGTTCGCGCACTGGGCCGCCGAGCAGGGCGCCCATACGCTCGAGCTCGAGCTGCTCGGTGA
- a CDS encoding 1,4-dihydroxy-2-naphthoyl-CoA synthase — MSAIVGVSEIFDPTDWDEVPGFEGLTDLTYHRAKAHGTVRIAFDRPDILNAFRPHTVDELLRVLEHARTSSDIGCVLLTGNGPSDKNGKWAFCTGGDQRIRGKAGYQYADGETVDTVDKARLGRLHILECQRLIRFMPKIVICLVNGWAAGGGHSLHVVCDLTLASREHGRFKQTDADVGSFDGGFGSAYLARQVGQKFAREIFFLGDEYSADDMHAMGAVNKVVPHADLEKVALEWGAKINGKSPTAQRMLKYSFNAIDDGLVGQQLFAGETTRLAYMTDEAQEGRDQFLEKREPDWSPYPWYY, encoded by the coding sequence ATGAGTGCGATTGTTGGCGTCAGCGAGATCTTCGACCCGACCGACTGGGACGAGGTCCCTGGCTTCGAGGGCCTGACCGACCTCACCTACCACCGCGCGAAGGCGCACGGCACGGTCCGCATCGCCTTCGACCGGCCCGACATCCTCAACGCATTCCGGCCGCACACGGTCGACGAGCTGCTCAGGGTGCTCGAGCATGCGCGTACGTCGAGCGACATCGGCTGCGTCCTGCTGACTGGAAATGGTCCCAGCGACAAGAACGGCAAGTGGGCGTTCTGCACAGGTGGCGACCAGCGCATCCGCGGTAAGGCCGGCTACCAGTATGCCGACGGAGAAACAGTCGACACCGTCGACAAGGCCCGGCTCGGGCGGCTCCACATCCTCGAGTGCCAGCGGCTTATCCGCTTCATGCCGAAGATCGTGATCTGTCTGGTCAATGGCTGGGCGGCCGGCGGCGGTCACTCGCTGCACGTGGTCTGCGACCTCACGCTGGCCAGCCGCGAGCACGGTCGCTTCAAGCAGACCGACGCCGACGTGGGCAGCTTCGACGGCGGCTTCGGGTCGGCCTACCTCGCTCGTCAGGTCGGGCAGAAGTTCGCGCGAGAGATCTTCTTCCTCGGCGACGAGTACTCCGCCGACGACATGCACGCGATGGGCGCGGTCAACAAGGTGGTGCCGCACGCCGATCTCGAGAAGGTCGCGCTCGAGTGGGGCGCCAAGATCAACGGGAAGTCGCCCACCGCGCAGCGGATGCTGAAGTACTCCTTCAACGCGATCGACGACGGCCTGGTCGGCCAGCAGCTCTTCGCCGGCGAGACCACGAGGCTGGCCTACATGACCGACGAGGCCCAGGAGGGCCGCGACCAGTTCCTCGAGAAGCGCGAGCCCGACTGGTCGCCGTACCCCTGGTACTACTAA
- a CDS encoding nitroreductase family deazaflavin-dependent oxidoreductase, producing the protein MTLQGVYEPSPAQWVRDQVAEFEASDGQRSNTLRDSEDPIVVITSLGVKSGKLRKNPVMRVEHDGKYLAVASKGGGPEDPTWVANFRTHPEVDLQDGADKATYTVRELSDDERAEWWERAVATWPTYAEYKKKTDPIDRTIPLFLLERAK; encoded by the coding sequence ATGACTCTTCAAGGTGTTTACGAGCCGAGCCCGGCCCAGTGGGTGCGCGACCAGGTTGCCGAGTTCGAGGCCTCCGACGGCCAGCGATCCAACACGCTCCGCGACTCCGAGGACCCGATCGTGGTCATCACGTCGCTGGGCGTGAAGTCCGGCAAGCTGCGCAAGAACCCCGTGATGCGGGTGGAGCACGACGGCAAGTACCTCGCGGTGGCCTCCAAGGGCGGCGGGCCCGAGGACCCCACGTGGGTGGCCAACTTCCGCACCCACCCCGAGGTCGACCTTCAGGACGGCGCTGACAAGGCGACGTACACCGTCCGCGAGCTCTCCGACGACGAGCGCGCCGAGTGGTGGGAGCGGGCTGTCGCGACGTGGCCGACCTACGCGGAGTACAAGAAGAAGACCGACCCCATCGACCGCACGATCCCGCTCTTCCTGCTCGAGCGAGCGAAGTGA
- a CDS encoding deoxyribodipyrimidine photo-lyase has product MTAVMWFRRDLRLRDNPALRAAAANGDVLGLFVLDPVLWRSAGAARRGWLAASLRALDQSMDGRLCIRLGAPASVVPSVLAEVGATALHVANDCTPYARTRDRAVVAALPESVSGLASGTPYAVPPGSVRNGSGDPYKVYTPFSKAWRAFGWDDPSPAPRGVGRGRERPASRGHARRGHRRGSAKDADGR; this is encoded by the coding sequence ATGACAGCGGTCATGTGGTTCCGCCGCGACCTGCGCCTGCGCGACAACCCGGCGCTGCGAGCGGCGGCCGCTAACGGCGACGTGCTGGGACTCTTCGTGCTCGACCCGGTGCTGTGGCGCTCGGCCGGTGCGGCCCGTCGGGGCTGGCTGGCGGCCTCGCTGCGCGCCCTCGACCAGTCGATGGACGGTCGGCTCTGCATCAGGCTGGGCGCGCCCGCCTCCGTGGTGCCGAGCGTCCTGGCCGAAGTCGGGGCGACGGCGCTGCACGTCGCCAACGACTGCACGCCGTACGCCCGGACTCGCGACCGTGCCGTCGTCGCTGCCCTGCCGGAGTCGGTGTCCGGCCTCGCCAGCGGGACGCCGTACGCCGTGCCGCCGGGGAGCGTGAGGAACGGCTCGGGCGACCCGTACAAGGTCTACACGCCGTTCTCGAAGGCATGGCGCGCTTTCGGCTGGGACGACCCGTCGCCCGCGCCGCGAGGCGTGGGTCGGGGACGAGAGCGACCAGCGAGTCGAGGCCATGCTCGACGCGGCCATCGCCGCGGCTCCGCCAAGGATGCCGACGGCCGGTGA
- a CDS encoding deoxyribodipyrimidine photo-lyase, translating to MRRFRAFVERDIDDYDSIRDDPGADRTSRMSPYLKLGVVHPRQLLAETAGRRSQGAATYEKELAWREFYADVLHHNPDSAWSDLRPVPGLTYDEPDDAIEAWKTGTTGFPIVDAGMRQLLAEGWMHNRVRMITASFLTKDLHVWWPVGARHFLDHLVDGDLASNNHGWQWVAGTGTDAAPYFRVFNPITQGVKFDAGGDYVRRWVPELAHLPGKASHEPWEHDDGYAHGYPRRIVDHAEERLVALDRYQRGRP from the coding sequence ATGAGGCGTTTCCGGGCGTTCGTCGAGCGCGACATCGACGACTACGACAGCATCCGTGACGACCCGGGCGCCGACCGCACCTCGCGGATGTCGCCGTACCTCAAGCTCGGCGTGGTGCACCCGCGGCAGCTGCTCGCGGAGACTGCCGGGAGGCGGTCGCAGGGTGCTGCGACGTACGAGAAGGAGCTGGCCTGGCGCGAGTTCTACGCCGACGTGCTGCACCACAACCCCGATTCGGCGTGGAGCGACCTGCGGCCGGTGCCCGGCCTGACGTACGACGAGCCGGACGACGCCATCGAGGCCTGGAAGACCGGCACGACTGGCTTCCCGATCGTCGACGCCGGCATGCGGCAGCTGCTCGCCGAGGGCTGGATGCACAACCGGGTGCGGATGATCACCGCCAGCTTCCTCACCAAGGACCTGCACGTCTGGTGGCCCGTGGGCGCGCGCCACTTCCTCGACCACCTCGTCGACGGCGACCTGGCGTCCAACAACCACGGCTGGCAGTGGGTCGCGGGCACCGGCACCGACGCCGCGCCGTACTTCCGCGTCTTCAACCCGATCACCCAGGGCGTGAAGTTCGACGCCGGGGGCGACTACGTACGCCGATGGGTGCCGGAGCTCGCGCACCTGCCGGGCAAGGCGTCGCATGAGCCGTGGGAGCACGACGACGGCTATGCGCACGGCTATCCCCGCCGGATCGTTGACCATGCCGAGGAGCGACTGGTGGCGCTGGATCGCTACCAGCGCGGGCGGCCCTGA
- a CDS encoding amino acid-binding protein yields the protein MSFLLRVELLDVPGSLGRLATAIGEAGGDIEAIQIVEKTSDGTAIDDIMLELVPGVMPDSIVSACNTIDSVQVLWISRYNAGGNLFLDLEVVEALTASPSEALDRLIDLMPVTFRVDWGARVRRNDGGTEIIRATEAAPPTIDWPALNGARRIESDDENLLLCGCSLGGEALVLGRRGGPEFLDSELARLDHLAGLALDITDRAQVQDRPG from the coding sequence ATGTCGTTCCTGCTGCGCGTGGAGTTGCTCGACGTACCCGGATCGCTGGGTCGACTGGCGACCGCGATCGGTGAGGCCGGCGGCGACATCGAGGCGATCCAGATCGTCGAGAAGACCTCCGACGGCACCGCGATCGACGACATCATGCTCGAGCTGGTGCCCGGCGTGATGCCCGACTCCATCGTCTCCGCCTGCAACACCATCGACAGCGTCCAGGTGCTCTGGATCAGCCGCTACAACGCAGGCGGCAACCTCTTCCTCGACCTCGAGGTCGTCGAGGCCCTGACGGCAAGCCCGTCTGAGGCCCTCGACCGGCTCATCGATCTGATGCCGGTGACGTTCCGCGTCGACTGGGGCGCCCGCGTACGTCGTAACGACGGGGGCACCGAGATCATCCGTGCCACCGAGGCCGCGCCGCCCACCATCGACTGGCCGGCGCTCAACGGCGCCCGGCGGATCGAGAGCGACGACGAGAACCTGCTGCTCTGCGGCTGCTCCCTCGGCGGCGAGGCGCTGGTGCTCGGGCGGCGCGGCGGCCCGGAGTTCCTCGACTCCGAGCTGGCCCGGCTCGACCACCTCGCCGGGCTCGCGCTCGACATCACCGACCGGGCCCAGGTGCAGGACCGCCCGGGCTGA